Proteins encoded in a region of the Podarcis muralis chromosome 6, rPodMur119.hap1.1, whole genome shotgun sequence genome:
- the FGFBP3 gene encoding fibroblast growth factor-binding protein 3, with translation MRLPQTLPLTLLFLSCLEGTTGRKSKESSEKVKPASSPWAQSGQFSTRDKHLCSWQVISGEEATELLLSCHQPGEEGGKRQQCVYRGQPELCAAYSSKGRQFWKQILGKLRKKQHPCQDSSPLKSRLCSSKKGTSEAQLHLVPTAPGTDAPGATEGTAKGRSKGKGRAKDAPAPQKPPQAPRNRAISSPAKAEAPAKRNKEGKRKGGPGSSAAPTQPSSMQPTSVAGGTEHPTELNAGVVEAYCEEKWHSLCNFFVNFWNG, from the coding sequence ATGAGGCTCCCCCAAACCCTTCCGCTCACCCTTCTCTTCCTGAGCTGCCTGGAAGGCACCACCGGCAGGAAGAGCAAAGAGAGCAGCGAAAAAGTGAAGCCCGCTTCCTCGCCATGGGCACAGTCTGGACAGTTCTCCACCCGTGACAAACACCTGTGCAGTTGGCAGGTGATCTCTGGCGAAGAAGCCACCGAACTCCTGCTCAGCTGCCACCAGCCtggagaggagggtgggaagaGGCAGCAATGCGTCTACCGGGGCCAGCCAGAGCTATGCGCTGCCTACAGCTCCAAAGGCCGCCAGTTCTGGAAGCAGATCCTGGGCAAACTCCGCAAGAAGCAGCACCCATGCCAGGACAGCAGCCCGCTCAAATCCCGGCTTTGCAGTAGCAAGAAGGGGACTTCTGAAGCGCAGCTACACCTGGTGCCCACCGCTCCCGGCACTGACGCCCCGGGGGCCACTGAGGGGACTGCTAAAGGCAGATCCAAGGGGAAAGGCCGTGCCAAGGATGCGCCAGCCCCGCAGAAGCCACCTCAGGCGCCCAGGAACAGGGCGATCAGCAGCCCAGCCAAGGCGGAGGCCCCAGCCAAGCgaaacaaagaggggaagaggaaaggaggccCCGGCTCCTCAGCCGCCCCAACCCAGCCCTCCAGCATGCAACCTACATCGGTCGCAGGAGGCACCGAGCATCCCACAGAGCTCAATGCAGGCGTGGTCGAGGCCTACTGCGAAGAGAAGTGGCATTCGCTATGTAACTTCTTTGTGAATTTCTGGAACGGCTGA